The proteins below come from a single Eucalyptus grandis isolate ANBG69807.140 chromosome 3, ASM1654582v1, whole genome shotgun sequence genomic window:
- the LOC104436993 gene encoding probable receptor-like protein kinase At1g80640 has product MGGRKQRMEELLPLLLLVLVIPVWTDAMGSDPPLSPMSAPPDPSPPSLPSSPVSTSMAAFSPDTGGRRHRLDSHEKLLVALIASCSLVGAIILIFMGLWLYQNKFTKKSTKKSSLRSEAERGLALAPFLGKFSSLKTVSRKNSIAFFEYKLLEKASNSFSDSNVLGEGGFGRVYKARLDDDKHVAVKKLDCASQDAVREFENEVNLLSKMQHPNIISLLGYSINCETRFIVYELMQNGSLETQLHGPSRGSALTWHMRMKIALDTARGLEYLHEHCNPSVIHRDLKSSNILLNANFNAKLSDFGLAVTDGSQNKSNVKLSGTLGYVAPEYLLDGKLTDKSDVYAFGVVLLELLLGRKPVEKLAPAQCQSIVTWAMPQLTDRSKLPKIVDPAIKDTMDMKHLYQVAAVAVLCVQPEPSYRPLITDVLHSLIPLVPVELGGTLRAAVQSGN; this is encoded by the exons ATGggaggaagaaaacaaagaatggaggagcttcttcctcttctcctcctcgtTCTTGTGATTCCCGTTTGGACTGATGCAATGGGTAGTGACCCACCTCTGTCCCCTATGTCAGCTCCTCCCGatccctctcctccttctcttcccTCCTCTCCAGTCTCCACTTCAATGGCTGCTTTCTCTCCAG ATACAGGAGGCAGGAGACACCGGTTGGATTCACATGAGAAGTTGCTCGTCGCTCTCATTGCTTCTTGTTCTTTAGTGGGTGCAATCATCCTGATCTTCATGGGCCTTTGGCTTTATCAGAATAAGTTCACCAAGAAGTCCACCAAAAAGAGCTCTCTGAGATCAG AAGCTGAAAGGGGGCTTGCATTAGCTCcgtttttgggtaaatttagtTCTTTGAAGACGGTTAGTCGGAAAAACTCCATTGCGTTCTTTGAATACAAGCTTCTGGAGAAGGCAAGCAACAGTTTTTCGGACAGTAACGTTTTGGGGGAGGGCGGATTTGGACGTGTATACAAGGCTAGGTTGGATGACGACAAGCATGTTGCTGTCAAGAAGCTAGACTGTGCGAGTCAGGATGCCGTTAGAGAGTTCGAG AATGAGGTGAATTTGTTGAGCAAGATGCAGCATCCGAATATAATTTCCCTCCTGGGTTATAGCATCAATTGTGAGACAAGGTTTATTGTTTATGAATTGATGCAGAATGGCTCATTGGAGACTCAGTTGCATG GACCTTCTCGAGGATCAGCATTAACTTGGCATATGCGGATGAAAATCGCTCTAGATACAGCGAG AGGATTAGAATATCTGCATGAGCACTGCAATCCATCAGTCATCCATAGAGATCTGAAATCATCCAATATACTTCTCAATGCCAACTTTAATGCTAAG CTTTCAGATTTTGGCCTTGCTGTGACTGACGGATCCCAAAATAAAAGCAATGTCAAGCTTTCGGGCACACTGGGTTATGTAGCTCCGGAGTACCTATTGGATG GTAAACTGACGGACAAGAGTGACGTGTATGCTTTTGGGGTCGTGCTGTTGGAGCTTCTCTTGGGAAGGAAGCCCGTGGAGAAACTTGCACCAGCTCAATGCCAATCTATCGTCACATGG GCCATGCCTCAGCTTACTGACAGATCAAAGCTTCCAAAAATTGTGGACCCTGCGATAAAAGATACCATGGATATGAAACACTTATACCAG GTCGCTGCTGTGGCTGTGTTGTGCGTGCAACCGGAGCCGAGCTACCGTCCGCTGATAACGGACGTGCTACACTCTCTCATCCCACTCGTGCCGGTCGAGCTCGGGGGTACCCTGAGAGCTGCAGTGCAGTCTGGTAACTAA